One Ensifer adhaerens genomic window, CAGCGGAGTTCGCTCGTCGCGCGTGAATACGCCGATTCACTCAGGCGCTACGAAACGGCGAGCGACCTCAACTATCTCAAGCTCTATGACGGCGGTCTGGTCGACGGCGTCGGAACGCAAAGCCTGCTCCACCTGATGGGGCGCGCGGCACCTGAACCCATTCCGCCGGAGCGGGCCCTCAACCTCAGGCACGTAATGGTCATCGTCGTCGATGCGTCTACCCGGATCGGAGGGGAGTTGTCGAAAACCGCCCGCAGCCCCAAGGCGCCGGATGCGATCGTCGCGGCGATCGACGCGATGATCAACATCCCCAATCTTCAGAGCTATGACGCCTTGCGCGACCATCTGCCGAGCTGGCGGGACAGGTTCGTGCAGTGGCGGTGCAGTCTCGACAGCGCGAAGCGGGGCTGCGGCGATCTCGATATCGGCATCGTCAGGCTGGCGCTGTCGGACATAGCCGACCCGGCGCTGGCACACCGGATCCTCGGGCTGCACAACCGGCTGAGCCTGGAGGCGAAAGACGTCGATTTTCTCTCGGGCCTCGGACGGAGCCTGCTGCGCGCGCATCCAGGATACCAGCGGTTCCTGGATCGCATCAGGCGGGGCACCACGGATGGGCGTATCAGCGCCTTGTCGAATTGGCGCTCACGCAATCTCAAATAACAGTAAATACTAATGCAACCTCTCTGAATAAGGCTTTTGATGTGATAAACTCATCGCGGGAGTAACAGCCGGCTAAGGAGATGCCGGCCTCCATTTCATCTTGCTGTTCAATCGTTTGTGGATGTCGAGGCAGCGTCTCCACCATGCCGGGCAAGGCCGGGCCCCTGTGCGACGTGGCCTTTGACCAGCAACTCGGATTGGGAGGTGTACAATGGTTCGCAAACTGTTTCTCGTTTTGGCTGCCGCGGCGTCCGCGCTTGCGATCAACGGGGCCGCATGGGCCGATTTCACGGTCCTTGTGCCATCGAGCAGCGAGGGTGACGGCCTTAGGGCTGCCGCCGCCGACTACTCGAAGATGAAGGGCACGAAGGTGGAGATCGTGCAGGCGCCTTATGCCAATGTGTTCGAGCAAGGCGCCAATGCGGGGGCAACCAAATCCGGCGTATTCGACATCATCCTGATGGATGATCCGTGGATTCCGTTTTTCGCCGAGAACGGGCATTTGGAGGACCTGACGCCGTTCTTCAAGAAGGCCGGCTTGGAGGGGCCGGACACCGATTTCCTGTCGAAGTCGCTGGCGATCTGCCGCAACCCTTACAATACCGGTCCCTATGTTTGCCTGCCCTATGTGGGGAACGCCCAGATGTTCTTCTATGACGCCGCCAAGTACAAGGAAGCTGGTGTAGACGCTCCCAAGACCTGGGATGACGTCTTGAAGGCGAGCCAGACCCTGACCAAGGACGGCGGCGGCCGCTACTTCGGCTACGTCTTCCGCGGCGGTCAGGGTAACCCGGTCGTTGCCGACTTCATGCCGATCTTCTGGTCCTACGGCGCCAATATGTTCAATGAGGATCGCACGAAGGTGACGATCGATACGCCGGAAGGCGCGGCCGCGATGAAGACCTTCATGGCGCTCCGCGACGTTTCTCCGAAGGGGATCGAGAGCTACAACGCCAACGAGGTCGGCACTGCGCTTGCCGCCGGCACCGCCGCCTCGTCAATCAACTGGCCGAACTGGGTTGCGACCTTTGAGGATCCGAGCCAATCGAAAATGGTCGGCAAGATATCCTACAGCCCGATCCCGGCGGGCACGAAACCGGGCAGTTCCGAAATCGGCCATTGGACCATGGGCATCATGTCAGCGTCCAAGAACAAGCAGGAAGCCTTCGACTTCATGCTGTGGGCGACCTCACCCGAGCAGATCAAGATCTCCGCCGAGCGCGGCAACCCACCGGTGCGGACCTCGGTCTTTACCGATCCTGAACTGACCAAGCAGGAGAAATTCCGCCATTACCCGGTGCTGATGGAGGCGATCCAGGCTTCGACGCCACGGCCGCGCCATCCGAAGTGGCCGGAGATCGAAAATGCCTTCGGGATCGAGCTTTCCAAGGTGGTCGCGGGCACGATCACGCCTGAGGAAGCGCTGAAGAACTCACAGACAGCGGTCGAAGAAATCACCGGCCTTAAATAGCCGGACGCATGTATCGGTGGGGCCACAGGCTCTGCCCTTGCGGCCGCACCGGATCCAACCGGTGGGGTCGCATCCGAGGTCAGTACAGCGAAAGCGCCGCACGTCTTATCAGGCGCGCAACAGTCGCCGTAGCACGTTGAATCGCGCATGTTTGTATCCTCAAAACGGGTACGGATACATGCAGTAGCGCCTGCGGGAGGAGCCAATGTTGAGGCCCGACAAAGGCATGCCGACGGCGTCGCTCAGACTGGGTGGCGCGCTCGAGCATTGGACTGAGCGTCACTTGCGCTACCTGATGCTTGCACCGACGATGCTCATCCTTCTGGCACTGACGATCTTCCCCAGCTTCTACATGTTTTATGCGGCGGTTCACAGGATCAGCCCCAATCCCGACCTGCCCTGGGAATTCGTCGGCGCTGGCAATTTCGCGCGGCTGTTGACCGACGCACAGTTTCACGTCGCACTGCGCAACACCGTGGTGTTCACGATCGTGGCGGTGACGTTTGAATTCCTGCTCGGACTGGGCCTGGCGCTGCTGCTCGACAAGTTCATCCGCCGGCTGACCTTTCTCAAAACCGTGCTGATGATCCCGATGATGCTGCCGCCGATCGCCGTCGCGATTACCTGGAAGATCATCTACGAGCCACAGTTTGGCGTACTGAACGAGATCATGTTCCGTCTCGGTCTTCCATTGCAGGCCTGGGCGGGCGACGTGAATCTCGCGATGTTTTCCATCATCGTCGCCGACGTCTGGCAGTGGACGCCATTCATATTCCTTCTGATGCTGGCGGGGCTGGCAAGTCTCCCGGTCGAGCCCTACGAAGCGGCCGCGCTCGATGGCGCGTCGTCCTGGCGGCAGTTCTGGGACCTCACGCTGCCGTTCCTCAAACCGGTGATCGCCATTGCCTTGCTGCTGCGCGTCATGGATGCGCTGCGCCTTTTCGATCTCGTCTTCATCCTGACCGGGGGAGGTCCGGCCGATCGCACCAAGGTCCTGAGCCTCTATATCTACCAGGTCGCCTACCGCTTCGCCGATCCCGGCTACGCGGCGGCGATTTCTCTCTTTGTGCTGTTCGTGACGATCTTGCTGAGCACCTGGTTCATGAAGCGCATGCGACTGGCGGAGTGAGGCGACGATGGCGACGATAAGAACACGCAGCCGTGGCCGGGAAATGCTTCTCCGCCTGTCCGCCTATCTGACGATCCTCGTCGCGCTGATCCTGACGCTGTTTCCCGTCTATTGGATCGCGGCGAATTCGTTCAAGTTCGACATCGACATCTTCGCCGTGCCGCCCGAATGGCTGCCACGCAACCCGACCTTGAAGCACTACGACGAAGCGTTCATCCAGCGTCCGTTCCTGCGCTACGCACTGAACAGCTTGCTCGTCGCGGTCGGAACCACGATCATTTCCGTCGGCTTCGGCGCGATGGCTGGCTATGCCTTGGCGCGGTTCAGCTATCCCTGGCAATGGCGCAAGCAGATCTCGTTCTGGATACTGTCGACGCGGATGATGCCGCCGATCGTCAGCATCATCCCGCTCTACCTGTTCTTCAACTACTTCGACATGCTTAACACCAAGTCGGCGCTCATCATCGCCTACACCGCCTTCAACCTGCCCTTCGCCACCTGGATGATGAAGAGCTATTTCCAGGACTTGCCGGTCGAACTGGAAGAAGCCGCGATCGTCGACGGTGACACACGCTGGGGCGCATTCCTGCATGTCGCTTTGCCGCTCGCGCGTCCAGGGCTTGCGGCCACGGCCATCTTCTGCCTGATCATCTCCTGGAACGAGTTCCTGCTGTCCCTGATCATCACGCTCACTGAGCAGTCGCAGACGCTGCCGATCGGCATCGCCGGGCGGGTGACGCAGTACAAGACCTATTGGGGGGAAATCAGCGCCGCCGGGTTCATGGCCTGCGTGCCGATCGTCATCTTCGCTTTCATCGTTCAGAAGCATCTGGTCCGGGGGTTGTCTCTCGGGGCGGTCAAGGGGTGAGGCCATGGCGTCCGTCACGTTCACCAATGTCTCCAAGAAATTCGGCGAATTCGTCGCGGTGGCCGACTTCAATCTGGAGGTTCGGGACAAGGAATTCCTGGTCCTCCTCGGCCCTTCCGGCTGCGGCAAGACCACGACGATGCGCATGGTTGCCGGTCTTGAGGAGGCGACATCCGGCGATATCTACATCGATGCGGAACGCATTAATGGCGTCCTGCCGAAATATCGCGACGTCGCGATGGTTTTCCAGTCCTATGCGCTCTACCCGCACCTGACCGTCGAGCAGAACATCGGCTACCCTCTCAAGATCCGCAAAGTGCCACCCGAGGAAAGCAAACGGCGCATCGCCGAAGTCGCGCGTCGGGTGGAACTCGAGACCATGTTGTCGCGCCTGCCAAAAGAGCTTTCGGGCGGCCAGCGC contains:
- a CDS encoding ABC transporter substrate-binding protein yields the protein MVRKLFLVLAAAASALAINGAAWADFTVLVPSSSEGDGLRAAAADYSKMKGTKVEIVQAPYANVFEQGANAGATKSGVFDIILMDDPWIPFFAENGHLEDLTPFFKKAGLEGPDTDFLSKSLAICRNPYNTGPYVCLPYVGNAQMFFYDAAKYKEAGVDAPKTWDDVLKASQTLTKDGGGRYFGYVFRGGQGNPVVADFMPIFWSYGANMFNEDRTKVTIDTPEGAAAMKTFMALRDVSPKGIESYNANEVGTALAAGTAASSINWPNWVATFEDPSQSKMVGKISYSPIPAGTKPGSSEIGHWTMGIMSASKNKQEAFDFMLWATSPEQIKISAERGNPPVRTSVFTDPELTKQEKFRHYPVLMEAIQASTPRPRHPKWPEIENAFGIELSKVVAGTITPEEALKNSQTAVEEITGLK
- a CDS encoding carbohydrate ABC transporter permease, with protein sequence MLRPDKGMPTASLRLGGALEHWTERHLRYLMLAPTMLILLALTIFPSFYMFYAAVHRISPNPDLPWEFVGAGNFARLLTDAQFHVALRNTVVFTIVAVTFEFLLGLGLALLLDKFIRRLTFLKTVLMIPMMLPPIAVAITWKIIYEPQFGVLNEIMFRLGLPLQAWAGDVNLAMFSIIVADVWQWTPFIFLLMLAGLASLPVEPYEAAALDGASSWRQFWDLTLPFLKPVIAIALLLRVMDALRLFDLVFILTGGGPADRTKVLSLYIYQVAYRFADPGYAAAISLFVLFVTILLSTWFMKRMRLAE
- a CDS encoding carbohydrate ABC transporter permease; this encodes MATIRTRSRGREMLLRLSAYLTILVALILTLFPVYWIAANSFKFDIDIFAVPPEWLPRNPTLKHYDEAFIQRPFLRYALNSLLVAVGTTIISVGFGAMAGYALARFSYPWQWRKQISFWILSTRMMPPIVSIIPLYLFFNYFDMLNTKSALIIAYTAFNLPFATWMMKSYFQDLPVELEEAAIVDGDTRWGAFLHVALPLARPGLAATAIFCLIISWNEFLLSLIITLTEQSQTLPIGIAGRVTQYKTYWGEISAAGFMACVPIVIFAFIVQKHLVRGLSLGAVKG